The genomic segment CAAGTCACGGTGAAAGAACTGGCCCAGGTGGTCGACACACCGGTCGAGCGACTGCTGCAGCAGATGCGTGAGGCAGGACTGTCGCACACCAGCGCCGAGCAAGTAGTGACCGATAACGAAAAGCAGGCCCTGCTGGCGCACCTTAAGAGCAGCCACGGTGCCAAGGTGGATGAGCCGCGCAAAATTACGTTGCAGCGCAAAACCACCACCAAACTGAAAGTTGGTGGCAGCAAGACCATCAGCGTTGAAGTTCGCAAGAAAAAAACCTTCGTCAAGCGTAGTCCTGACGAGATCGAGGCTGAAAAGCAGCGCGAGCTGGAAGCGCAGCGTGAGGCCGAAGAAGCGGCTCGGCAGAAAGCTGCCGAAGAAGCGCGTTTGCGTGCCGAAGAAGAGGCACGCCTTCAGGCTGAGGCTGCAGCTAGCAAGACCGACGCGCCTGAAACCCAGGAGCCGGTCGCAGCGGTTGCCGCTGAGCCTGCTCCGGTCGCGCCCGCAGCTCCGGTCGAGGAGCGTAAGAAGGACGAGCCTCGTCGCCCTGACAAAGCTCGTAGTGACGACGATGAGCGTCGTGATCGCAAGCAGGCGCAGCATCGTCCTTCGCTAAAGGCAAAAGCTCCGCTGTCGCGTACCGTACGCAGCGGTGAAGACGACGCCGATGGATTCCGTCGCGGTGGCCGTGGCAAGTCGAAACTGAAGAAGCGCAATGCGCATGGCTTCCAGAGCCCGAGCGGCCCGATCGTTCGCGAAGTAGCGATCGGCGAGACCATTACCGTTGGCGACTTGGCGCAGCAGATGTCGGTCAAGGCGGCTGAAGTCATCAAGTTCATGTTCAAGATGGGCAGCCCGGTGACCATCAATCAGGTGTTGGATCAGGAAACTGCCCAGCTGATCGCCGAAGAGCTGGGCCACAAGGTCAAGCTGGTCAGTGATAACGCCTTGGAAGAGCAATTGGCCGAGCTGTTGAAGTTCGAAGGCGAAGCCATTACGCGTGCGCCGGTCGTGACCGTCATGGGTCACGTCGACCATGGTAAGACGTCACTGCTCGATTACATTCGTCGCGCCAAGGTCGCGGCCGGTGAGGCGGGTGGTATCACTCAGCACATCGGTGCCTACCACGTGGAAACCGACCGCGGCATGGTCACCTTCCTTGATACCCCGGGCCACGCGGCGTTTACGGCAATGCGTGCTCGTGGTGCTCAAGCGACCGACATCGTCATTCTCGTTGTAGCAGCGGATGACGGCGTCATGCCGCAGACCATCGAAGCCATTCAGCATGCCAAGGCTGCTGGTGTGCCGCTGGTCGTGGCAGTGAACAAGATCGATAAGCCCGGCGCCGATCTCGATCGGATCCGCAGTGAGCTGTCCGTTCATGAGGTGACCTCCGAAGAGTGGGGTGGTGACACGCCGTTCGTATCGGTATCCGCCAAGATGGGTACCGGTGTCGATGATCTGCTTGAAGCGGTATTGCTGCAGGCGGAAATCCTCGAGCTGACGGCAACCCCCTCGGCTCCGGGACGTGGTGTTGTGGTCGAGTCGCGTCTGGATAAAGGACGTGGACCGGTTGCTACCGTGCTGGTACAGGACGGTACTCTGCGTCAGGGTGACATGGCGCTGGTCGGCTCTAACTATGGCCGTATTCGCGCCATGCTCGACGAGAACGGCAAGCCGATCAAGGAAGCGGGTCCGTCGATTCCAGTGGAAATTCTCGGCCTCGACGGCACG from the Stutzerimonas stutzeri genome contains:
- the infB gene encoding translation initiation factor IF-2; translated protein: MTQVTVKELAQVVDTPVERLLQQMREAGLSHTSAEQVVTDNEKQALLAHLKSSHGAKVDEPRKITLQRKTTTKLKVGGSKTISVEVRKKKTFVKRSPDEIEAEKQRELEAQREAEEAARQKAAEEARLRAEEEARLQAEAAASKTDAPETQEPVAAVAAEPAPVAPAAPVEERKKDEPRRPDKARSDDDERRDRKQAQHRPSLKAKAPLSRTVRSGEDDADGFRRGGRGKSKLKKRNAHGFQSPSGPIVREVAIGETITVGDLAQQMSVKAAEVIKFMFKMGSPVTINQVLDQETAQLIAEELGHKVKLVSDNALEEQLAELLKFEGEAITRAPVVTVMGHVDHGKTSLLDYIRRAKVAAGEAGGITQHIGAYHVETDRGMVTFLDTPGHAAFTAMRARGAQATDIVILVVAADDGVMPQTIEAIQHAKAAGVPLVVAVNKIDKPGADLDRIRSELSVHEVTSEEWGGDTPFVSVSAKMGTGVDDLLEAVLLQAEILELTATPSAPGRGVVVESRLDKGRGPVATVLVQDGTLRQGDMALVGSNYGRIRAMLDENGKPIKEAGPSIPVEILGLDGTPDAGDELSVLADEKKAREVALFRQGKFREVKLARAHAGKLENIFENMGQEEKKTLNIVLKSDVRGSLEALQGSLSGLGNDEVQVRVIGGGVGGITESDANLALASNAVLFGFNVRADAGARKIVEQEGLDLRYYNVIYDIIEDVKKALTGMLGSDVRENILGIAEVRDVFRSPKFGAVAGCMVTEGMVHRNRPIRVLRDDVVIFEGELESLRRFKDDVAEVRAGMECGIAVKSYNDVKAGDKIEVFEKVEVARSL